One window of the Magnolia sinica isolate HGM2019 chromosome 19, MsV1, whole genome shotgun sequence genome contains the following:
- the LOC131235279 gene encoding nuclear poly(A) polymerase 4-like, which produces MMAEREEVTELQPVPDAHVPVMKFKFCGISIDILYASISLLVVPEDLDISHGSVLYNVDKPTVRILNGCWVVDQILRLVPNVESFHKYKCMYKGVHVRATCAPASHVPTWCEGTILKPSIGRATQVPTVCKTSPSTCSQHNCPPS; this is translated from the exons aTGATGGCTGAAAGGGAAGAAGTGACCGAATTACAACCAGTTCCAGATGCTCATGTACCAGTAATGAAATTCAAGTTCTGCGGAATATCAATTGATATTCTTTATGCCAGTATCTCTCTCTTGGTTGTTCCTGAA GACTTGGATATCTCTCATGGATCTGTATTGTACAATGTTGACAAACCAACTGTTCGAATTCTTAATGGTTGTTGGGTTGTAGATCAAATTCTTCGACTTGTTCCAAATGTTGAG AGTTTCCATAAGTACAAATGCATGTATAAGGGAGTTCATGTACGCGCCACATGTGCACCAGCGTCACATGTACCAACATGGTGTGAAGGTACAATACTCAAACCATCAATCGGAAGGGCTACTCAGGTGCCAACAGTTTGCAAAACAAGTCCATCCACCTGTTCCCAACATAATTGCCCACCTTCTTAG